The following are encoded in a window of Nakamurella sp. A5-74 genomic DNA:
- a CDS encoding metallophosphoesterase: protein MSNDIADLSRRRLLISAGVVAAGAAVGGAQAAEASPPSGRTGAVDPDGRRDSAAGRGPQQQVNGLHLQFGHDASRQVVVSWHTLTPVSGARAVIGRPDGEFLASAKATTRSYLDQQGGVTVYAHHARFDRLAPGTDYLYAALHAGAAPQFGQFSTVPRGRTRVTFTSFGDQGTPTLGKLFQPPVGVTLPRIPWVNDNLGSPSAGDTTAGVEQVAPMFHLFNGDLCYANLAQDRVRTWFDFWENNSRSARNRPWMPSAGNHENERGNGPIGYRAYQTYFELPAADRQTDVTRGLWYSFTAGAVRVISLANDDVCLQDGGDSYVHDYSGGAQKRWLERELAAARADRDIDWIVVCMHQVAISTANNFNGADLGVRQEWLPLFDRYGVDLVVCGHEHHYERSHPLRGHADTRTLTPTPVSTATHSVDTSRGTVHMVLGGGGTSAPSNQLLSSPPECRVIVSVGDPDPTTGKRPPVYVREQAPWSAVRDAANAYGFAGFEVDPGRRGGETTMKVTYYNVTGVGGGLEVFETFTLRRPRRDG, encoded by the coding sequence TGGTCGCCGCCGGCGCCGCGGTCGGCGGCGCTCAAGCCGCCGAGGCCTCCCCGCCGAGCGGTCGTACCGGCGCCGTCGATCCGGACGGCCGTCGCGACAGCGCCGCCGGTCGAGGCCCGCAGCAGCAGGTCAACGGCCTGCACCTGCAGTTCGGGCACGATGCCTCCAGGCAGGTCGTCGTCAGCTGGCACACCCTGACGCCCGTCTCCGGCGCCCGAGCCGTGATCGGCCGACCGGACGGGGAGTTCCTGGCCTCGGCGAAGGCGACCACCCGGAGCTACCTCGACCAGCAGGGCGGTGTCACCGTGTACGCCCACCACGCCCGCTTCGACCGGCTCGCACCAGGAACCGACTACCTCTACGCGGCGCTGCACGCGGGGGCGGCGCCGCAGTTCGGTCAGTTCTCGACCGTGCCGCGTGGCCGGACCCGGGTGACGTTCACCAGCTTCGGCGACCAGGGCACCCCGACGCTCGGCAAGCTGTTCCAACCGCCGGTGGGTGTCACGCTGCCCCGGATCCCCTGGGTCAACGACAACCTCGGTTCACCCTCGGCCGGCGACACCACGGCCGGTGTCGAACAGGTCGCTCCGATGTTCCACCTGTTCAACGGTGACCTCTGCTACGCGAACCTGGCTCAGGACAGGGTGCGCACCTGGTTCGACTTCTGGGAGAACAACTCCCGCTCGGCCCGCAACCGTCCGTGGATGCCATCGGCCGGCAACCACGAGAACGAACGCGGCAACGGACCGATCGGGTACCGGGCCTACCAGACCTACTTCGAGCTGCCCGCCGCAGACCGTCAGACGGACGTCACGCGTGGTCTGTGGTACTCCTTCACCGCCGGTGCGGTCCGGGTGATCTCGCTGGCCAATGACGACGTGTGCCTGCAGGACGGCGGCGACTCCTACGTCCACGACTACTCCGGCGGCGCCCAGAAGCGTTGGCTGGAGCGAGAACTCGCGGCCGCCCGAGCCGATCGCGACATCGACTGGATCGTGGTGTGCATGCACCAGGTCGCCATCTCCACGGCCAACAATTTCAACGGCGCCGACCTGGGCGTCCGCCAGGAGTGGTTGCCGCTGTTCGACCGCTACGGCGTCGATCTGGTCGTCTGCGGCCACGAGCACCACTACGAGCGCAGCCACCCGCTCCGGGGCCACGCGGACACGCGGACGCTCACCCCGACCCCCGTGTCGACCGCGACGCACTCGGTCGACACCAGCCGGGGCACCGTCCACATGGTGCTCGGCGGCGGCGGTACATCGGCACCCTCGAACCAGTTGCTGTCCAGCCCGCCGGAGTGTCGGGTCATCGTCTCCGTCGGCGACCCGGATCCCACCACCGGCAAGCGGCCGCCGGTGTACGTCCGCGAGCAGGCGCCCTGGTCGGCCGTGCGGGACGCGGCCAACGCCTACGGGTTCGCCGGATTCGAGGTCGACCCTGGTCGCCGCGGCGGCGAGACGACCATGAAGGTCACCTACTACAACGTGACGGGCGTCGGCGGCGGCCTCGAGGTGTTCGAGACCTTCACGCTGCGACGTCCCCGCCGCGACGGCTGA